The following are from one region of the Desulfobulbaceae bacterium genome:
- a CDS encoding 3'-5' exonuclease — protein sequence MVMKKLVTTLLSSKRKPTHPLIIQNNQRFLAQTGFPGLLREYEFVVFDTELTGFNRKRDEIVAIGAVRIQGLRIICGQTFYALVRPDERFHTTSTLVHRLTPQELRGAVGLPEVLPRFVEFCGDAVLVGHYVGLDLDFLARATRRLMGGHLAAPHLDTIRLAMAYHELIHKEGREYAHRQGAYSLSGLTKKFGLPSFDAHNALQDSIQTAYLFLYLTRKLADLGLRTLNDFLSAGIKRTNLLS from the coding sequence ATGGTTATGAAAAAATTAGTTACAACACTCCTCTCTTCCAAGCGGAAGCCAACGCATCCTTTGATTATTCAAAATAACCAGAGGTTTTTAGCTCAAACTGGATTTCCCGGTCTGCTTAGAGAGTATGAATTTGTGGTCTTTGATACCGAACTGACCGGGTTTAATCGCAAACGTGATGAGATTGTCGCTATCGGGGCTGTACGGATTCAGGGGTTGAGAATCATCTGCGGCCAGACGTTTTATGCCTTGGTTAGACCGGATGAGCGGTTTCATACTACCAGTACTTTGGTTCACCGTCTTACTCCTCAAGAACTTCGTGGGGCGGTTGGACTTCCTGAAGTTCTCCCCCGGTTTGTAGAGTTTTGTGGAGATGCAGTTCTTGTTGGTCACTATGTCGGATTAGATCTTGATTTTCTTGCTCGGGCGACTCGTCGTTTGATGGGAGGTCATTTGGCTGCGCCTCATTTGGATACTATCCGCTTGGCAATGGCTTATCATGAACTCATCCATAAAGAGGGACGAGAGTATGCTCATCGTCAAGGAGCGTATAGTTTGTCTGGGTTGACTAAGAAGTTTGGTCTGCCTTCGTTTGATGCCCATAATGCCTTGCAAGATTCCATACAAACCGCCTATCTCTTTCTCTATTTAACCAGGAAACTGGCCGATCTTGGTCTGCGTACCTTGAACGACTTCCTCTCTGCCGGAATCAAACGGACCAACTTGCTCTCTTAA
- a CDS encoding PAS domain S-box protein — MPPSINHFYTSPSLSSGDRLQRQIKWLLLLRVSLLSLFLGISSFLQFARPELNLPPPSAIVFFFIFIYLFSISSAMLSNRVTRFIPFAYGQITADSTLATVIIYYTGGSHSIFTFLYFFPIISAGLMLFRRGGLVIAAINIISYGLLLSSEYIVLAAQLPEAIRANAATAPSILLQNFLIYGLSFIVVAILSALLSERLEWTETALDQTSRHLDFVSQLYKQIFDDITSGIITVNDKGRITSFNRAAEEITGYSASEVMDRRLGKIFPGLQGTPQNEARPTLELNRKDGRTIPVGYSWSRLNMPNLNEDCRVYTIQDLSRIRQMEEQIRQNEKMAAIGKIAAGIAHEFRNPLAAISGAAQVLEQEFPTSSVNHSLLTIITRECSRLEDNITDFLQFSRPAIPEPSWTPLASIIDECWTILRRSIKFNNNCRLTIDLPANLDCWADHHQLKQILLNLIHNACLAMERGGAITIRAWEKSSDQGLASTVIKISDTGCGIQNAMIEDIFAPFFTTRENGTGLGLAIAQQIVDSHRGTIMVTSAIGTGTTFTITLPLPIEDQR, encoded by the coding sequence GTGCCACCCAGCATCAATCATTTTTACACATCGCCAAGCCTTAGCAGCGGAGACCGCCTGCAGCGCCAGATCAAATGGCTACTTCTGCTCCGGGTCTCACTCCTGTCACTGTTTCTCGGCATCAGCTCTTTTCTCCAGTTCGCCCGCCCGGAGCTGAACCTCCCTCCCCCCAGCGCCATTGTTTTCTTCTTCATTTTTATTTACCTGTTCAGCATCAGTTCGGCAATGCTAAGCAACCGGGTGACCCGCTTTATTCCCTTTGCCTATGGCCAGATAACCGCCGACAGCACCCTGGCCACCGTTATAATCTACTATACGGGAGGGAGTCACTCCATCTTCACCTTCCTCTACTTCTTCCCTATCATCAGCGCGGGGCTGATGTTGTTTCGCCGTGGTGGTCTAGTCATCGCCGCCATCAACATCATTAGCTACGGCCTGCTTCTCTCCTCCGAGTACATCGTGTTGGCGGCACAACTCCCCGAAGCGATCCGCGCGAACGCCGCCACCGCCCCCTCGATTCTACTACAGAATTTTCTAATCTACGGCCTTTCCTTTATCGTAGTCGCCATCCTCAGCGCCCTACTGTCAGAACGGTTGGAATGGACAGAGACCGCTCTCGACCAGACCTCGCGTCATCTTGATTTCGTAAGCCAGCTCTACAAGCAAATATTTGATGATATTACCTCTGGCATTATCACGGTGAATGATAAAGGCCGCATCACCTCCTTCAACCGTGCCGCGGAAGAGATTACTGGCTACTCAGCCAGCGAGGTCATGGATCGTAGGCTAGGTAAAATCTTTCCTGGCCTGCAAGGAACCCCTCAGAATGAGGCACGACCCACCCTAGAGCTTAACAGAAAAGACGGTCGCACAATCCCGGTCGGTTACTCCTGGTCTCGTCTGAATATGCCTAATCTCAATGAAGACTGTCGCGTCTATACCATCCAAGACCTAAGCCGAATCCGGCAGATGGAGGAACAGATCCGACAAAACGAAAAAATGGCCGCCATCGGCAAAATCGCTGCCGGTATCGCCCACGAATTCCGCAATCCCTTGGCCGCCATCTCCGGCGCTGCCCAGGTACTTGAACAAGAATTCCCCACCTCGTCAGTCAATCACTCACTGCTAACCATCATAACCCGCGAATGCTCGCGCCTGGAGGACAACATCACCGATTTTCTCCAGTTCTCCCGCCCCGCCATCCCCGAGCCAAGCTGGACCCCATTAGCCTCCATAATTGACGAGTGTTGGACCATTCTCCGACGTAGCATAAAATTTAATAACAACTGCCGCCTGACAATAGATTTACCAGCCAATCTCGACTGCTGGGCCGACCATCATCAACTTAAACAAATTCTCCTTAATCTAATCCACAATGCCTGTCTCGCCATGGAACGTGGTGGCGCAATCACCATCAGAGCGTGGGAGAAAAGTTCTGACCAAGGCCTTGCCAGTACCGTAATCAAAATCAGTGACACTGGCTGCGGCATCCAAAACGCCATGATCGAGGACATCTTCGCCCCCTTTTTTACCACCAGAGAAAATGGCACCGGACTGGGGCTTGCCATTGCCCAGCAGATTGTTGACAGCCATCGCGGCACGATTATGGTCACCAGCGCGATAGGGACCGGCACAACCTTCACCATCACACTCCCCCTTCCCATTGAGGATCAGCGATAA
- a CDS encoding sensor histidine kinase codes for MLDTLYAPAEKATPQVLLADIDIISNHAIVDTLLRSTGGLLAILNEQRQILSINDSFLKMLGLADQKDVLFLRPGEAVSCIHAHESPHGCGTTKYCATCGAAIAIVTALAENTPTERICPLTAKRGEKTVELSFAVRAQPIHLEERRYLLLFLQDITKEQFLSSMERTFFHDINNIICGLLGRCELYSIQHNNPPELQQITNLVLRISQEIAIQRTLSRFGEAGLKAIKQLISSEDILTEITSVFDNHPAAQHRTITTSNNAPEKKIITDITLMLRVVCNMITNALEATEERGEIRVWIDNTPEGLAIKVWNKSAIPEPLKLRIFQRHFSTKKGAGRGLGTYSMKIFGEEYLSGKVSFTSTPVEGTTFCITL; via the coding sequence ATGCTCGACACCTTGTACGCCCCAGCGGAGAAAGCAACGCCCCAAGTATTACTTGCGGATATCGACATTATCAGTAATCACGCCATAGTCGACACACTCCTCCGTTCAACAGGTGGTCTACTTGCCATCCTGAATGAACAGCGGCAGATCTTATCAATCAACGACTCTTTCCTTAAAATGCTGGGACTAGCAGACCAAAAAGATGTCCTATTCCTCCGACCAGGCGAGGCCGTTTCTTGCATCCATGCCCACGAATCGCCTCACGGTTGCGGCACGACAAAATACTGCGCCACCTGTGGGGCTGCCATCGCCATTGTTACAGCCTTAGCAGAAAATACCCCCACAGAACGAATTTGCCCCCTCACCGCCAAACGCGGTGAAAAAACCGTAGAACTCTCATTCGCTGTGCGCGCCCAGCCAATTCATCTTGAAGAGAGACGATACCTCTTACTTTTCCTCCAGGACATAACCAAAGAACAATTCCTCTCTTCGATGGAACGGACCTTTTTCCACGACATCAACAATATTATCTGTGGGCTGCTTGGTCGCTGCGAACTCTACAGCATCCAACACAACAATCCACCAGAGCTCCAACAGATCACCAATTTGGTCCTCCGGATAAGTCAGGAGATCGCCATCCAAAGAACCCTGTCACGATTTGGCGAAGCCGGACTGAAAGCCATTAAACAACTCATTTCAAGTGAGGATATCCTAACCGAAATCACATCAGTCTTTGACAACCATCCTGCAGCTCAACACAGAACCATCACAACTAGCAATAACGCCCCTGAAAAAAAAATCATCACCGACATTACCCTCATGTTGCGGGTTGTATGCAACATGATAACCAATGCCCTGGAAGCCACCGAGGAGCGGGGAGAAATCAGAGTCTGGATTGACAACACTCCGGAGGGTCTTGCGATCAAGGTATGGAACAAATCGGCCATCCCAGAACCTCTCAAATTACGAATTTTTCAACGCCACTTCAGTACCAAGAAGGGAGCCGGGCGAGGCTTAGGGACGTACTCGATGAAAATCTTCGGCGAGGAGTATCTTAGCGGGAAAGTCAGTTTCACCTCAACTCCGGTGGAGGGTACCACCTTCTGTATCACCCTGTAA
- a CDS encoding cyclic nucleotide-binding/CBS domain-containing protein, whose product MAINEQSFVSIENVVTFLINTLPFNLLPPDALRLLAGKCVVDFFPEGAMIFRQNVTEVNYLYLIQKGGVKSFLYNDQGEVTLKDYRGEGECFGSLPIIQGTKANLNVETVEDTFCFLIAKEDFRALLEKHAEVAQYFLQTMSAKLVKGVYSELRQLRVAPRAEGALHLFSAPVEEIAKGNLYTAPYVSTVQEVARIMSDNQIGSLLLTDDSGVITGIITDKDVRAKVVAQGLAFTTQASEIMSTPVRTISSQSMAFDALLKMMKDKIHHLAIEKNGEIVKMITTHDIMVKQGTSPLYLFREIVAQRRVDGLYPLARKVPQVIRTLIEEGAKANNITRMITVLNDHILDRLLSLMVSGFGDPPAQFCWLLLGSEGRREQTFKTDQDNALIYQESDDPKVMAQCEEYFKAFANTAIGHLVQCGYPLCPGEVMASNLKWRQPASVWDQYFRTWCQKPESKEILHSTIFFDFRPGFGTVGLAEELRTMLTGLVQKQDLFLLHLARHCLASRPPLSFFKNFIVEKDGEHKNTFDLKRKGLVFIVDFARLMSLKYGIAEVNTLERLRMLDEGQFLSPGLCGEIIEAYEFLMQLRLVHQLRTLEGGGNPDNYINPSDLSDLERKTLKEAFVVITRLQDAIKLEFQVRDL is encoded by the coding sequence ATGGCGATTAACGAGCAATCTTTTGTTTCGATAGAAAACGTTGTAACTTTTCTAATCAACACTCTGCCTTTTAACCTTCTCCCCCCTGATGCCCTTCGCCTATTGGCCGGGAAATGCGTGGTCGATTTTTTCCCGGAGGGCGCTATGATTTTTCGCCAGAATGTCACTGAGGTGAATTATCTCTATCTTATTCAGAAGGGTGGAGTGAAAAGTTTCCTTTATAACGACCAGGGGGAGGTAACTCTGAAGGATTACCGAGGTGAGGGTGAATGCTTTGGTTCTTTGCCGATTATTCAGGGGACCAAGGCCAATTTAAATGTTGAGACAGTGGAGGATACCTTCTGTTTTTTGATCGCCAAAGAAGATTTTCGAGCTTTACTGGAGAAGCACGCTGAAGTCGCGCAGTATTTTTTGCAGACTATGTCGGCTAAGTTGGTCAAGGGAGTCTATTCCGAGTTACGTCAACTTCGAGTTGCTCCCAGGGCGGAAGGAGCGCTCCATTTATTCAGTGCGCCGGTGGAGGAGATTGCCAAAGGTAACCTCTATACAGCGCCTTATGTCAGTACGGTCCAGGAGGTTGCGCGGATTATGAGTGATAACCAAATTGGCTCCCTGCTGCTTACTGATGATTCTGGAGTGATTACCGGCATTATTACTGATAAGGATGTTCGGGCCAAGGTGGTGGCTCAAGGTCTAGCCTTTACCACCCAGGCCTCCGAGATCATGTCTACCCCGGTCCGGACTATATCCAGTCAGTCCATGGCATTTGATGCTTTACTTAAGATGATGAAGGATAAAATCCATCACCTGGCAATCGAAAAGAACGGTGAGATTGTCAAGATGATTACTACTCACGATATTATGGTGAAACAGGGTACCTCGCCGCTGTATCTTTTTCGTGAAATCGTGGCTCAGCGTCGGGTCGATGGTTTGTACCCCTTAGCCCGGAAGGTACCGCAGGTAATTCGTACATTAATTGAAGAGGGAGCCAAAGCCAATAATATTACCCGTATGATTACGGTCTTGAATGATCACATTCTGGATCGATTGTTGTCGTTGATGGTCAGTGGTTTTGGTGATCCGCCAGCTCAGTTCTGTTGGTTGTTGTTAGGGAGCGAGGGACGACGGGAGCAGACTTTCAAAACTGATCAAGATAATGCTCTCATTTATCAAGAAAGTGACGATCCCAAGGTAATGGCCCAGTGTGAGGAGTATTTCAAAGCGTTTGCTAACACCGCTATTGGTCATCTGGTGCAATGCGGGTACCCATTGTGTCCAGGTGAGGTAATGGCATCGAATCTTAAGTGGCGTCAGCCGGCCTCGGTGTGGGACCAATATTTTCGTACCTGGTGCCAAAAGCCAGAGTCCAAGGAGATCCTTCATTCCACTATTTTTTTTGATTTTCGGCCTGGGTTCGGCACCGTAGGGCTGGCAGAAGAGTTGCGGACTATGCTCACGGGGCTGGTTCAGAAACAGGATTTATTTCTCTTGCACCTGGCACGACATTGTCTGGCATCAAGACCTCCTCTGTCGTTTTTTAAAAATTTTATTGTTGAGAAGGATGGAGAGCACAAGAATACCTTTGACCTGAAGCGAAAAGGATTGGTGTTTATCGTGGATTTTGCCCGATTGATGTCATTGAAGTATGGCATTGCCGAGGTCAATACCCTGGAGCGATTACGCATGCTGGATGAGGGCCAGTTTCTATCCCCCGGATTGTGTGGCGAAATCATCGAGGCTTATGAGTTCTTGATGCAGTTGCGTTTGGTGCACCAATTAAGGACTTTGGAAGGCGGCGGTAATCCGGATAATTATATTAATCCCAGTGATCTTTCAGATCTGGAACGGAAGACCTTAAAAGAAGCTTTTGTCGTTATTACCAGATTGCAGGATGCGATTAAATTGGAGTTTCAGGTCAGGGACCTGTGA
- a CDS encoding bacteriohemerythrin encodes MMTQTTKRAMTSYKISTPPIQSDSRFSMTEHEMGGTYVFWQPTDSVGISTVDKQHQKLFFLINSLYTAICSNPHNIKIEKAIGELVYYTEYHFETEKSYLKHLPDFAAHEIQHADFSKKILHFVDEYQSQPQEILLYDMISFLSAWLRNHIQGTDIQQFTLYQQKHTPPSSNNTN; translated from the coding sequence GTGATGACCCAAACAACTAAAAGAGCGATGACATCTTATAAGATTTCAACACCCCCTATACAATCGGATAGTAGATTCTCTATGACAGAACATGAAATGGGCGGTACATATGTGTTTTGGCAACCAACTGACAGTGTCGGCATCAGCACTGTTGACAAACAACACCAGAAACTCTTTTTCCTGATCAATTCCCTCTACACCGCTATATGCTCTAACCCGCACAATATCAAGATTGAGAAAGCAATCGGAGAGTTGGTCTATTATACTGAGTATCACTTTGAAACAGAAAAATCCTACCTCAAACATCTCCCTGATTTTGCCGCCCATGAAATTCAGCACGCTGATTTTTCAAAAAAAATACTCCACTTTGTAGATGAGTACCAATCACAACCTCAAGAAATTCTACTCTATGATATGATCTCCTTTCTCTCCGCATGGCTAAGAAATCACATCCAGGGTACTGACATCCAACAATTCACCCTGTACCAGCAAAAACACACCCCGCCCAGCTCCAACAACACCAATTAA
- a CDS encoding sigma-54-dependent Fis family transcriptional regulator, whose protein sequence is MGSQKKILVVDDELSMREFLKILLEKEGYAAQTAANTADALTLLRQGHTDLVISDIKMPGGSGLSFLEELRSTGVQTPLILITAYASPEDAVRAMKGGAYDYITKPFNVVEIKKIIRNALSNTSHAPDQEEGAQSFQGIIGQSPEMKVIFDLISRIAPTHANVLIQGESGTGKELVARAIHDLSKGAANKFVPIVCNAISESLFESEVFGHVKGAFTGALANKTGLFAEANHGSVFLDEVGELTPLIQTKLLRLIQEREFKPVGSTETIKADVRIISATNRDLEEEVIAKRFREDLFYRLAVVPIRVPPLRERKGDVPLLVNHFLTKYATRFGKEITALSSYAMEVLLDYDFPGNVRELENIIERGVALENSNIILPESLTLAAHRRKSVLPTRSDDRSSNNDYFTMGLDEAVACLEKKLINQALQQASGSKIKAAELLKVSFRSIRYKIKKYEID, encoded by the coding sequence ATGGGTAGTCAAAAAAAAATCCTGGTCGTTGACGATGAACTCAGCATGCGGGAGTTTCTCAAGATTCTGCTTGAGAAGGAAGGCTATGCCGCCCAAACCGCCGCCAATACTGCTGACGCTCTCACCCTCCTCCGTCAGGGACACACCGACCTGGTCATCTCGGACATCAAGATGCCAGGGGGCAGCGGCCTCAGCTTCCTGGAAGAGCTGAGATCCACCGGGGTTCAAACTCCCCTGATCCTGATTACCGCCTACGCCTCACCTGAAGACGCAGTACGGGCAATGAAGGGTGGAGCCTATGATTATATCACCAAACCTTTTAACGTGGTGGAGATCAAAAAAATCATCCGCAACGCCCTAAGCAATACCAGCCATGCCCCAGACCAAGAAGAAGGGGCTCAAAGCTTTCAAGGGATCATCGGTCAGAGCCCGGAGATGAAAGTGATCTTCGATCTGATCAGTCGCATTGCCCCTACTCACGCTAACGTCCTTATCCAGGGAGAGTCCGGCACCGGCAAGGAACTGGTGGCCCGAGCCATCCATGATCTCAGCAAGGGCGCCGCCAATAAATTTGTGCCCATCGTCTGTAACGCTATCTCGGAAAGTCTGTTCGAAAGCGAGGTCTTCGGCCACGTAAAAGGGGCCTTTACCGGGGCCTTGGCCAACAAGACCGGTTTGTTTGCCGAAGCCAACCACGGCAGCGTATTTCTCGATGAAGTTGGAGAATTGACGCCACTGATTCAAACCAAACTTCTCAGACTCATCCAAGAACGTGAATTTAAACCTGTAGGCAGCACCGAGACCATCAAGGCTGATGTCAGAATCATCTCGGCAACCAACCGGGACCTTGAAGAAGAGGTGATTGCAAAACGCTTCCGTGAAGATCTCTTCTACCGCTTAGCAGTCGTACCGATCCGAGTACCACCCCTCAGAGAACGCAAAGGCGACGTCCCGCTCCTGGTAAATCACTTCCTGACCAAGTACGCGACACGTTTTGGCAAGGAGATCACGGCCCTCTCCTCATATGCCATGGAAGTCCTTTTAGACTATGACTTCCCCGGCAACGTCCGTGAACTCGAAAACATTATTGAACGGGGGGTGGCCCTGGAGAATTCGAATATCATCCTCCCGGAAAGCCTGACCTTGGCCGCCCACAGGAGAAAAAGCGTGCTCCCCACCCGATCAGACGACAGATCATCAAACAACGACTATTTCACCATGGGGCTTGATGAAGCCGTAGCCTGCCTGGAGAAAAAACTCATCAATCAAGCCCTTCAACAAGCCAGCGGTTCAAAAATAAAAGCTGCGGAACTCCTTAAAGTAAGCTTTCGCTCTATTCGCTACAAAATCAAAAAATACGAGATCGACTAG